The sequence TGAGCATTTGCTGAGTGCGAGAGCTCCCACCCTCTGCTATTAGGACAACTCCAGCCGGCCCAATCATCCGATAAATGGCCTCACGAGACTTTGCATTGACAGCAATCGGTGTGGACTTGGCTCGCCACTTGCGCTTGATTTGAGAATCAAGCACTGCCCCGACAGCTCCAGCCTGACCCTCGATAGAAATGTAAGCCGAACGCTCTGCGCGCTTTGAAAGAATCAGCATGGCTACCAAAACACCAGTTAGTGAACCGGAGATGATCCACATTGTAGCTATGAAGGCGCTTCCCCCAGAGGTTAGAAGGCCTAGGCCGATACCACCACCAACCGACAGAAGTAAACCCAATAAAGCGAACCACAGCGCGCTCGGGTCGCCTTTAATAGTTTGGCGGTAGACCCGCATCAACTGCTTGAAGCGCCCTTGTTTCTTATTCTTGTTTTTAGCCACGGTTGATAGTTTAGTTAGGCAATCGCCGATGCCTGCGAGAACTCGAGCTTATCCGCGAGATGTTGCAGGTGTTCAGGAATATCCCTGCCCTTGGAGAGCATGCTCTGGGCCCATAGTCGACCGGCTCGGTAGCTTGAGCGAACCAGTGGTCCAGAAAGGACACCCAGGAAACCAATCTGCTCAGCTTCTTGAGCAATCTCGATGAACTCCTCTGGCCTTACCCATCGCTCCACCGGGTGGTGTCGAGGTGAGGGCCTGAGGTATTGAGTGACGGTGATTATGTCGGTTCCGGCATCGTGAAGGTCTCTTAGCGCCTGGCTAATCTCGGAGCGCTCCTCGCCCATCCCCAATATCAAGTTCGATTTGGTAACCATGTTCGCAGCTCTACCCTGAGTTATGACATCTAAGGATCGATCGTAAGTAAAGGCCGGTCTGATTCTTTTGAAAATGCGTGGAACCGTCTCTACGTTGTGCGCATAGACCTGAGGCTTAGCTTCAAAGATTTTCTGAAGCAGCTCAGGTCGACCAGAGAAATCTGGAATGAGTATTTCCACACCCGTACCCGGGGATTGCTTTTTGATCTGCCTGATGGTCTCGGCATAGAGCCAAACTCCCTCGTCGGGTAAGTCATCTCTTGCTACTCCGGTCACGGTCGCGTAGCGAAGATCCATTGACTTCACAGACTCCCCAACTCTTCTTGGCTCATCGACATCAAGAGCGGCTGGCTTCCCAGTATCAATCTGGCAGAAGTCGCAGCGCCTGGTGCATTGTGAACCACCGATTAGAAATGTTGCCTCGCGGTCTTCCCAGCATTCGAATATGTTCGGGCAACCGGCCTCTTGGCAAACGGTATGAAGCCCCTGGTCTTTTACCAGCGAGTGAAGTTTTTGGTACTCCGGGCCCATTTTCGCTGTGGTTTTAATCCAAGCGGGTTTGCGTTCAATCGGGGTTTCACTATTGCGAACTTCGAGTCTAAGAAGCTTGCGTTCAGGCTTTGATTCTGGCATTTGGTATTTCTCCCATTCGCTGCTCTATAAGCCTAACTGCATCCATCACGCTTATTGTTCTGCCGCAGATTTGTGACAGTGTGGTCGTCTTGGCATCCTGGATTCCACAGGCAATTATGTGATCGTAAGGCTCAAGGCTGTTATCGCAGTTCAAGGCAAATCCGTGCATGGTGACTTTTTGCGCTACACGGATTCCAATCGCGGCAAGCTTCTGAACGCCATGTTGCGTATCAACCCAAACCCCACTGCGGCCTTCGACCCGAATTCCAGCCACGCCGAAACCGGAAATCGCATCGATTATGGTCTGCTCTAAAAATCTTACGTATCCAACTACGTCAATGGGTTGTGGCAGGTGCATTATTGGGTAGCCGATAAGTTGGCCTGGGCCGTGCCAAGTTATTTTTCCACCGCGGTCCGTTTCAAAAAAAGCCGATTCGTCATCCGGTAATTCGGATACATCTGTTCTTTTGCCTGCGGTGTAAACGGAGGAGTGTTCCAGAAGCAAAACAGTGTTGGGTCGCTGCCCCCCTGCTACTTCCGCGTGAATTTCGCGCTGCAGGTCCAAACCCGTTTGGTAGTCAACAAAATTGGGAGCAAACCCCACGCGGATAAATTCAGGCATTCACATGCCTCGACTTTGCCAAGTTCTTGACAGATAGCTTTTTTGTGCCTTATCGACCCTCGGATGCCGCGATAGTTTGACCATGAAAACTACCTCCATCAAGCTACCCAATCGAGTATTACTCCTCACAGGTTCTCCCAAGCAACTCAAGGGAGTAATGGCTCAAAAGACTCCA is a genomic window of Candidatus Aquiluna sp. UB-MaderosW2red containing:
- a CDS encoding DUF4191 family protein, yielding MAKNKNKKQGRFKQLMRVYRQTIKGDPSALWFALLGLLLSVGGGIGLGLLTSGGSAFIATMWIISGSLTGVLVAMLILSKRAERSAYISIEGQAGAVGAVLDSQIKRKWRAKSTPIAVNAKSREAIYRMIGPAGVVLIAEGGSSRTQQMLTDEGRKVERAVPGVKIHKVNVSIDHGVRLYALLKTVYKLPKSLNRREVTMVVNRLDALAGAGGLPIPKGIDPMRVRAPKRKG
- the lipA gene encoding lipoyl synthase — translated: MPESKPERKLLRLEVRNSETPIERKPAWIKTTAKMGPEYQKLHSLVKDQGLHTVCQEAGCPNIFECWEDREATFLIGGSQCTRRCDFCQIDTGKPAALDVDEPRRVGESVKSMDLRYATVTGVARDDLPDEGVWLYAETIRQIKKQSPGTGVEILIPDFSGRPELLQKIFEAKPQVYAHNVETVPRIFKRIRPAFTYDRSLDVITQGRAANMVTKSNLILGMGEERSEISQALRDLHDAGTDIITVTQYLRPSPRHHPVERWVRPEEFIEIAQEAEQIGFLGVLSGPLVRSSYRAGRLWAQSMLSKGRDIPEHLQHLADKLEFSQASAIA
- the lipB gene encoding lipoyl(octanoyl) transferase LipB; its protein translation is MPEFIRVGFAPNFVDYQTGLDLQREIHAEVAGGQRPNTVLLLEHSSVYTAGKRTDVSELPDDESAFFETDRGGKITWHGPGQLIGYPIMHLPQPIDVVGYVRFLEQTIIDAISGFGVAGIRVEGRSGVWVDTQHGVQKLAAIGIRVAQKVTMHGFALNCDNSLEPYDHIIACGIQDAKTTTLSQICGRTISVMDAVRLIEQRMGEIPNARIKA